Below is a genomic region from Fischerella sp. PCC 9605.
CAATCCTACCAAGACTGGAAAGGAAAGTCGATTGAAGCAAAAAGGGCGCGTCTTAAGGGTGAAAGTAAAGACCCTCCCATCCCCGTCCACATACAAAAAGAACCTCCTTTTTGGGATGTGTTTCCCGAAAATCCACAAGTGTTTAAACTGGTAGTGCAAGCAAGAGCCTTTGAAGTATTGCGGCTAGAGGAAAACCGCAACACCAAAGAAAAGGTGATTCGCTACACTCGCCAAACTAAAATTGGGTCAGAAAATGTAGAAATAGCTTCTAGTTGGGAAGAAGTGGTACAAGTACTAGAAGTGTTAGCATGTCGCCCCGATCAAGAAGAAATTCGCCGTCAGGTGATGGAAAAACTGCAAAGCGCCGACCAATTACAGAACAAGCAAAACTTGTATAACCAACTAATCACCTATTTAGAATGGCGAGAAGCAGAACTAGAGGAATTTGGCGGAAGCGATCGCCCAGAATACAAACGTGAAGCAGCAATTATTGAGGATGTCATCACTGCTTATAAACTACATGATGACAAAGTTATAGAGCCACCAGAAATACCCAAGCAACCTAAAGTTACTGACCTGCCAATTACACCCAACCCATCAGAAGAAACTCTCTCTGATTCTGTTTTTTGTACCCAATGCGGTGAGCAAAACCCCACTAAGTCTAATTTTTGCTTCAACTGTGGTGCTCAGTTGGTGAAACGTCGAACATCCTTTAATAACTGATAGAAACGCTTATCAAAACAGAAAAACGTCTTTGCGACTCCGCGTTTGGCTGTCTTTCGCGTCAGTTTTTAGCTGAGGATATACTTTAAAGCATTTTAACGACTTATGCAAAATTTGAACTATATTTTAACACAACTTTACTATTTTTAAAATTTTAAAAACGTCTTCATATCATGAAATAGTAATTTCTGTAGTCTAATTGACGACAGTTTAATAAAAAATAGCATACACTAGGAAATATAAGCCTCCTCTAAAAAATAAAACTGGGGAGGACATATGGGATATCAATGTGCGAGGAGGTAATTCCTATGCAAATAGTCCAGGGATCAACAGAGTTAGAATATGCCTTTCTGTTTACTCTTAGAAAGGTAAATTCCATAACTACAGGAGGTTTTAAACCATTTTTTGATAATTTACCTGTTGACCCTTACATTAAAGGCAACTATCGCTTAAGAAGATTATCGCGTTTTATAGTTTCTGGAGATAAATTAATCAAACTACCTCATGGTTATCTCTTTCAAAGTAAAGATTACAATCCCTTAGTGGGTGATATCAAAAGAGAGTTTACAGAATTAGAAGATGCACTCATAGAACTGGACATATTTAAAAATCTAGTTTTAGCATTTAGCGATTCCTGTAAACTGCACCCAGAAGCGGAAATAGGAGTGCATCAAATCAGAACTACTTGTACGCCGGATAATTTTGGCAACCCAGCACCTGAAGGTATACATAGAGATGGTACTGATTTTATCGGTATCTTCTCAGTTGATAGAGACAATATTCAAGGTGGAGAAACACATTTATATACTGCCAAAAAAGAAAAGCCTGTTTTCAATAAAATTCTGAATCCGGGAGAACTACTATTAATCAACGACCA
It encodes:
- a CDS encoding 2OG-Fe dioxygenase family protein, coding for MQIVQGSTELEYAFLFTLRKVNSITTGGFKPFFDNLPVDPYIKGNYRLRRLSRFIVSGDKLIKLPHGYLFQSKDYNPLVGDIKREFTELEDALIELDIFKNLVLAFSDSCKLHPEAEIGVHQIRTTCTPDNFGNPAPEGIHRDGTDFIGIFSVDRDNIQGGETHLYTAKKEKPVFNKILNPGELLLINDHKFFHYTTPIKPIGDGIGTRDVFVLTSPSLLSD